From the Ctenopharyngodon idella isolate HZGC_01 chromosome 3, HZGC01, whole genome shotgun sequence genome, one window contains:
- the pdgfbb gene encoding protein kinase 4 has translation MRSRIPLLLAVLAAACLRFGSAEADPLPAAVVELVKGGSVTSIQDLQFLLFSESIEVEPDIHHENDTSNRLPRSLLDAQPAQQAICKVRTEVIEVTRSMLDRSNANFLLWPPCVEVQRCSGCCNTKSMQCVPVLTHTRYLQVMKIQYVNKRPLYDKAVVSVLDHVECRCQPAPRPAQRRKPSSQKMDARDRSGKTRPKVELHSRDELKHNQRLSLEDLFSHSWLPKERFSESGAPDTFHFGRDGWDRNETQYGGGKGHHRHPADGRRHSNTNGTSTQGTTAPLPNHTEQEETDSSLHNVTQFESQSNANQSTTNQTSEYNMGTLELSNQTFKHQSNLTQEIEKLRTTNQTDQLAFNATETASQNLGDVEENGQKVRGETSDVEAKEEEREQGQMDRKAKEEEMEDLLLQHKLLEEQKHKHHLKVQQTNIQPDEKLQQLHHKQQHTYTTTQPPGTTSPPLQHLPAHKPHRPPPHPPKRRRKQRNRISKSAMRALLM, from the exons ATGAGATCGCGGATCCCGCTACTTCTCGCGGTACTTGCGGCGGCGTGTCTGCGGTTTGGCAGTGCGGAG GCTGATCCTCTCCCGGCCGCTGTGGTTGAGTTGGTGAAGGGTGGATCTGTGACTTCTATTCAGGACCTGCAGTTTCTACTGTTCTCTGAATCCATAG AGGTTGAGCCAGACATTCATCATGAAAACGACACCAGCAACCGTCTGCCACGGAGTCTTCTGG ATGCTCAGCCCGCTCAGCAAGCCATCTGTAAGGTCAGGACTGAAGTCATCGAGGTCACACGCTCCATGTTGGACCGTAGCAATGCAAATTTCCTGTTGTGGCCTCCGTGTGTGGAGGTGCAAAGGTGTTCGGGCTGCTGTAACACCAAGAGCATGCAGTGTGTTCCTGTACTTACACACACACGATACctacag GTGATGAAGATACAGTATGTGAACAAGCGGCCGCTCTATGATAAGGCCGTCGTCTCCGTCCTCGACCATGTAGAGTGCCGCTGTCAGCCGGCTCCTCGGCCCGCACAGCGCCGGAAACCATCCAGCCAAAAAATGGATGCACGGGATCGTTCGGGGAAAACTCGACCCAAAGTTGAGCTCCATAGCAGGGATGAACTCAAACACAACCAGAGGTTAAGCCTGGAGGACCTGTTCAGTCACAGCTGGCTGCCCAAAGAGAGGTTCTCTGAATCTGGAGCACCAGACACTTTCCATTTCGGCCGTGATGGCTGGGATCGGAACGAGACGCAATATGGAGGGGGCAAAGGTCATCATCGCCACCCTGCAGATGGGAGGAGACACAGCAATACGAATGGCACGTCAACACAGGGAACGACGGCTCCACTGCCGAATCATACCGAGCAGGAAGAAACTGATTCGTCACTGCACAATGTTACACAATTCGAATCACAGAGTAATGCCAACCAAAGTACAACCAATCAGACATCAGAATATAATATGGGGACATTGGAATTATCCAATCAGACTTTTAAGCACCAGTCAAATCTCACGCAAGAAATCGAAAAATTGCGAACAACCAATCAGACAGACCAACTTGCTTTCAATGCCACAGAAACAGCCAGTCAGAATCTGGGAGATGTAGAGGAGAACGGTCAGAAAGTGAGAGGTGAGACCTCAGATGTAGAGGCGAAGGAAGAGGAGCGAGAGCAGGGACAAATGGACAGAAAGGCCAAGGAGGAGGAGATGGAAGACCTGCTGCTACAGCACAAACTCCTAGAGGAGCAGAAACACAAACATCACCTCAAAGTACAACAGACGAATATACAGCCGGACGAGAAACTACAGCAGCTTCATCATAAACAACAACACACTTATACAACCACACAACCGCCAG GAACTACATCTCCTCCTCTGCAACATCTCCCTGCACACAAACCTCACAGGCCACCTCCTCACCCCCCGAAAAGGAGGAGAAAACAACGTAATCGTATCAGCAAGTCTGCCATGAGAGCCCTTCTCATgtaa